A genomic region of Littorina saxatilis isolate snail1 unplaced genomic scaffold, US_GU_Lsax_2.0 scaffold_1208, whole genome shotgun sequence contains the following coding sequences:
- the LOC138957864 gene encoding P-selectin glycoprotein ligand 1-like codes for MPIKPHAAELPVLFKTPPPKSAIAIDVQTESAIAIDVQTESAIAIDVHTESAIAIDVQTESAIAIDVHTESAIAIDVQTESAIAIDVHTESAIAIDVQTESAIAIDVHTESAIAIDVHTESAIAIDVHTESAIAIDVQTESAIAIDVHTESAIAIDVHTESAIAIDVHTESAIAIDVHTESAIAIDVQTESAIAIDVHTESAIAIDVQTESAIAIDVHTESAIAIDVHTESAIAIDVQTESAL; via the exons ATGCCGATCAAACCGCATGCAG CCGAACTTCCTGTCTTGTTCAAAACGCCGCCCCCCAAAAGTGCCATAGCAATAGACGTGCAAACTGAGAGTGCCATAGCAATAGACGTGCAAACTGAGAGTGCCATAGCAATAGACGTGCACACTGAGAGTGCCATAGCAATAGACGTGCAAACTGAGAGTGCCATAGCAATAGACGTGCACACTGAGAGTGCCATAGCAATAGACGTGCAAACTGAGAGTGCAATAGCAATAGACGTGCACACTGAGAGTGCCATAGCAATAGACGTGCAAACTGAGAGTGCCATAGCAATAGACGTGCACACTGAGAGTGCCATAGCAATAGACGTGCACACTGAGAGTGCCATAGCAATAGACGTGCACACTGAGAGTGCCATAGCAATAGATGTGCAAACTGAGAGTGCCATAGCAATAGACGTGCACACTGAGAGTGCCATAGCAATAGACGTGCACACTGAGAGTGCCATAGCAATAGACGTGCACACTGAGAGTGCCATAGCAATAGACGTGCACACTGAGAGTGCCATAGCAATAGACGTGCAAACTGAGAGTGCCATAGCAATAGACGTGCACACTGAGAGTGCCATAGCAATAGACGTGCAAACTGAGAGTGCCATAGCAATAGACGTGCACACTGAGAGTGCCATAGCAATAGACGTGCACACTGAGAGTGCCATAGCAATAGACGTGCAAACTGAGAGTGCTCTG